In Hermetia illucens chromosome 5, iHerIll2.2.curated.20191125, whole genome shotgun sequence, a single window of DNA contains:
- the LOC119658269 gene encoding uncharacterized protein LOC119658269: MAARGLLITVALVVSLVQINVDGKPCEHGQLWAVESNPLYYYNCLADGVQVQLKCPRGEYFNNDKKACVPGTAPYPQTTTVKPDTVPGIPDIPEAGIGDAPTMEGGSGTGSESAVGGGSAVGGGSGLGIGTEPPTPPSVP; the protein is encoded by the exons ATGGCGGCTAGAGGATTAT TGATCACCGTCGCTTTAGTAGTTTCTTTAGTGCAAATCAATGTCGATGGTAAACCATGCGAACATGGTCAATTATGGGCCGTTGAATCGAATCcattatattactacaattgcTTGGCCGATGGAGTTCAAGTTCAGCTAAAATGTCCTCGAGGAGAATATTTTAATAACGACAAAAAGGCTTGTGTTCCAGGAACAGCACCCTATCCTCAAACTACGACTGTTAAGCCTGATACGGTTCCTGGAATTCCTGACATTCCTGAAGCAGGAATTGGAGATGCACCTACAATGGAAGGAGGATCTGGAACAGGAAGTGAATCTGCAGTTGGAGGTGGATCTGCAGTAGGAGGTGGATCTGGATTAGGAATTGGAACAGAGCCTCCAACGCCCCCATCGGTCCCATGA
- the LOC119658394 gene encoding S-antigen protein-like — translation MAVILAVLVVCLVQSSLADDCIPGTMWADPDNPIYYYRCFAPGVEVQLKCPPEEYFSNAQQKCVSGTPLPETTTTEEPTTEEPTTEVSTTEEPETEEPSTEKTTTVTTEVTETESTTIEGSGGSGGEATEPGGSETTTTEKEPDEPETTTVGGGPPTPGTEPPKPPTEDPGTGSGGETGGGEGIPSPGTEPPKPSTESPGSGSGSGSEGGEGIPTPGTEPPKPPTGASGSESGSESGAGIPTPGTEPPKPSVKP, via the exons ATGGCAG TAATTCTGGCTGTTCTAGTAGTTTGCTTAGTGCAAAGCAGTCTGGCAGATGATTGTATACCGGGGACCATGTGGGCCGACCCAGACAATCCAATATACTATTACAGATGCTTTGCTCCAGGCGTGGAAGTTCAACTTAAATGTCCACCAGAGGAATATTTTTCTAATGCCCAACAAAAATGTGTCAGTGGAACCCCCCTGCCAGAAACGACGACGACTGAGGAGCCAACGACTGAGGAGCCAACGACTGAGGTGTCGACTACTGAGGAGCCGGAAACTGAGGAGCCGTCGACTGAGAAGACGACAACGGTGACGACTGAGGTGACGGAAACTGAGTCGACGACAATTGAGGGAAGTGGTGGATCTGGTGGAGAGGCGACGGAACCTGGAGGATCTGAGACGACCACGACTGAAAAAGAACCTGATGAACCTGAAACAACTACTGTGGGCGGTGGTCCCCCCACTCCTGGGACAGAGCCACCTAAGCCACCAACTGAAGACCCGGGAACTGGATCGGGTGGTGAAACAGGAGGTGGAGAAGGTATTCCCTCTCCTGGGACGGAGCCACCTAAACCATCAACTGAATCTCCTGGAAGTGGATCAGGTAGTGGATCAGAAGGTGGAGAAGGAATTCCAACTCCGGGAACGGAGCCACCAAAACCACCAACTGGTGCATCGGGATCGGAAAGTGGATCAGAAAGTGGTGCAGGAATTCCAACTCCAGGAACGGAGCCACCAAAACCGTCAGTAAAGCCTTAA